In Glycine max cultivar Williams 82 chromosome 10, Glycine_max_v4.0, whole genome shotgun sequence, the DNA window CCCACGGCACCAACATCCTCTCTCCATTTGAGAAAGGCACCGATTCCCATTCTCATTCTCACTCTGCCTCACATATTGCCAACCCTTGCTTCTCTCTCTTCCATCCTCACCACCGATTTCACTTTCAACAATAAGAACAATAAGGCCAGGGTCTGCTTTTGATTCCGCCACGTCAAAATGTTGTGGCTCATGAGATTCTCGGGCTTCTTCTCCGCCGCAATGCTCGTCATTCTCCTCTCCCCTTCCCTTCAATCCTTCCACCCCGCCGAAGCCATCCGCTCCTCCCACCACCTCGACGGCCTCCTCCGCCTCCCTCCGCCTCGCCTTTCCTTCCGCCCCGCCCCTCGTTTCCGCAATGCCGCCGACGCCAACAAATGCGCCTCCTCCTCCGTCTCCACCTCCGTCTGCGACCCCTCCCTCGTCCACGTCGCCATCACCCTCGACGTCGAGTACCTCCGCGGCTCCATCGCCGCCGTCCACTCCATCCTCCAACACTCCCAGTGCCCGGAGAACATCTTCTTCCACTTCCTCGTCTCCGAAACCAACCTCGAATCCCTCGTCAAATCCACCTTCCCTCAATTGAACTTCAAGGTCTATTACTTTGATCCCGAGATCGTCCGCAACCTGATCTCCACCTCTGTCAGACAAGCCCTCGAACAACCCCTCAACTACGCCAGAAATTATCTCGCTGACCTCCTCGAACCCTGTGTCGAAAGAGTTATATACCTAGATTCCGATCTGGTTGTAGTCGACGACATTGCCAAGCTCTGGAGCACCAGCTTAGGTTCTAGAACCATCGGCGCCCCTGAATACTGCCACGCCAACTTCACCAAGTACTTCACCGCAGCGTTCTGGTCGGACACGCGCTTCGCGAGGGCGTTCGCCGGGCGGAGGCCATGCTACTTCAACACGGGCGTGATGGTGATAGATCTGGTGCGGTGGCGGAGAATCGGGTACAGCAAGAGGATAGAGAGGTGGATGGAGATTCAGAAGAACGATCGGATCTACGAGCTGGGTTCTCTGCCCCCGTTTCTGTTGGTGTTCGCGGGACACGTGGCGCCAATTGAGCACAGGTGGAACCAGCATGGGTTGGGTGGCGATAACGTGAAGGGGAGTTGCCGGGACCTGCACGCTGGGCCTGTGAGTCTTTTGCATTGGTCCGGTAGTGGCAAGCCCTGGACTCGATTGGACTCCAAACAGCCCTGTCCGCTTGATGCACTTTGGGCTCCTTATGATTTG includes these proteins:
- the LOC100809111 gene encoding probable galacturonosyltransferase-like 7; the encoded protein is MLWLMRFSGFFSAAMLVILLSPSLQSFHPAEAIRSSHHLDGLLRLPPPRLSFRPAPRFRNAADANKCASSSVSTSVCDPSLVHVAITLDVEYLRGSIAAVHSILQHSQCPENIFFHFLVSETNLESLVKSTFPQLNFKVYYFDPEIVRNLISTSVRQALEQPLNYARNYLADLLEPCVERVIYLDSDLVVVDDIAKLWSTSLGSRTIGAPEYCHANFTKYFTAAFWSDTRFARAFAGRRPCYFNTGVMVIDLVRWRRIGYSKRIERWMEIQKNDRIYELGSLPPFLLVFAGHVAPIEHRWNQHGLGGDNVKGSCRDLHAGPVSLLHWSGSGKPWTRLDSKQPCPLDALWAPYDLYGHAH